A single Hyperolius riggenbachi isolate aHypRig1 chromosome 12, aHypRig1.pri, whole genome shotgun sequence DNA region contains:
- the LOC137541076 gene encoding piggyBac transposable element-derived protein 4-like: MAKRRYTEQEIVALMEISGSDEESDCESDGEEWLPVEHSDPLSDGDSSSDEGEGPSEQARVATVHPVVTASVPSGSDSETQASSDRRGGSTAGTSAPGAGSQQQSPQEPMDILDGTSAPGASSQQQSQQVPLDMSHLLWVPPNMQAPQFPAFIANSGLMVDMTGNMSPVDVFQQFVNDDFLQFIVEQTNLYAAQFIESHPRSTYTRKWTPTNLPELKVFLGLTFNMGLTKKSQLAMYWSTNPIHHTPLYSSTMPKLRYQMIMRFLHFNDNSQNKSPDNAGRDRLFKLRPLINHLNSKFSEICVPGREIAIDESLMPFHGRLGFKQFIPSKRARYGVKLYKLCESGSGYTFAFRIYEGRDSLLQPEGCLADMGANGKIVVDLMTPLLNKGYHLFVDNFYTSLPLFKFLFSADTVACGTIRANRKGFPQEVLKKKLKKGETCSLCSNEVLALKYKDKKDVLMLSTMHTEGTVLVTSRRSETVKPIAIDDYNKHMGAVDLSDQMLAPYLVARKTKSWYKKVGIYLLQMAMFNAHVAYRKAGNTGSYLQFQEQIIASFLFGSGTTPVRSDQSQCEDIIRLCDRHFMEALPPNPLKKYPQKRCKVCAKHQIRKDTRYYCPDCPSNPGLCFTPCYKIYHTVTNY, from the coding sequence ATGGCAAAGAGGCGATACACAGAACAGGAGATCGTTGCCTTGATGGAAATCAGCGGCAGCGACGAAGAATCTGACTGCGAATCTGACGGCGAAGAATGGCTGCCGGTTGAACATTCCGACCCGCTGTCAGACGGCGACTCCAGCTCTGATGAAGGTGAAGGGCCATCAGAGCAGGCAAGAGTTGCTACTGTGCATCCTGTTGTCACTGCATCAGTTCCCAGTGGCAGCGACTCTGAGACACAGGCGTCATCAGATCGCAGAGGAGGGAGCACAGCAGGCACTAGTGCTCcaggggcaggcagccagcagcaaaGTCCTCAGGAACCCATGGACATTTTAGATGGCACTAGTGCTCCAGGGgctagcagccagcagcaaagtcAGCAGGTACCACTGGACATGTCACACCTACTGTGGGTACCGCCAAACATGCAAGCACCCCAATTCCCTGCTTTCATTGCAAACAGTGGCTTAATGGTTGACATGACAGGGAATATGTCACCAGTCGATGTTTTCCAGCAATTCGTCAATGACGATTTTTTGCAATTTATTGTCGAGCAGACAAATTTGTATGCCGCTCAATTCATTGAGTCCCACCCCAGGTCCACTTATACCCGGAAATGGACACCAACAAACTTGCCGGAGTTGAAAGTGTTTCTAGGCCTAACTTTCAACATGGGGCTAACAAAAAAATCGCAGCTCGCAATGTACTGGAGTACAAATCCcatacaccacacccctctgTACTCATCAACTATGCCAAAGCTGCGTTATCAGATGATCATGAGAtttctgcatttcaatgacaatagTCAAAACAAGAGTCCAGACAATGCAGGCAGAGACCGGCTTTTTAAATTAAGGCCGCTTATAAATCACCTTAATTCAAAAttcagtgaaatttgtgtgccTGGAAGAGAAATTGCAATTGACGAATCTCTAATGCCATTTCATGGCCGGCTTGGATTCAAACAATTCATCCCCAGTAAACGAGCCAGGTATGGGGTAAAGCTCTATAAGCTTTGCGAAAGCGGATCAGGGTACACCTTTGCATTTCGCATCTATGAGGGGCGAGATAGCCTGCTACAGCCAGAGGGGTGCCTAGCAGATATGGGAGCCAATGGAAAAATTGTGGTGGACCTCATGACCCCCTTACTAAATAAGGGGTATCATCTATTTGTAGACAATTTCTACACCAGCTTGCcactttttaaatttcttttttcggCTGACACCGTTGCCTGTGGTACCATCAGGGCAAACCGAAAAGGCTTTCCGCAAgaagtcctgaaaaaaaaattgaaaaaggggGAGACTTGTAGTCTGTGCAGCAATGAAGTCCTGGCACTAAAATACAAGGACAAAAAAGATGTGCTTATGCTGTCCACCATGCACACAGAGGGCACAGTGTTAGTGACGTCTCGCCGATCAGAGACTGTCAAGCCTATTGCGATTGATGACTACAACAAgcatatgggagcagtggatctGTCCGACCAGATGTTGGCCCCATATTTGGTTGCTAGAAAAACTAAATCCTGGTACAAGAAGGTAGGGATTTATTTGCTACAAATGGCAATGTTCAACGCCCATGTGGCATACAGAAAAgcaggcaataccgggtcataccTGCAGTTCCAGGAACAGATCATTGCATCTTTCCTTTTTGGATCTGGCACAACACCAGTACGCAGTGACCAATCCCAGTGCGAAGACATCATCAGACTCTGCGACAGGCACTTTATGGAAGCACTTCCTCCTAATCCCCTGAAAAAATATCCTCAGAAGAGGTGCAAAGTGTGTGCCAAACATCAAATAAGAAAGGACACAAGATATTACTGTCCAGATTGTCCCTCCAACCCAGGCCTCTGCTTTACTCCGTGTTATAAAATATATCATACGGTCACCAATTATTAG